A stretch of Rhodoferax potami DNA encodes these proteins:
- a CDS encoding FAD-dependent oxidoreductase, whose amino-acid sequence MKASKLLVLALIGLAITSFVVLDLGRYLSLDALRQSQASLASAYAENPWSLRAGFFAVYVAVASLSLPGAAILTLAGGGVFGLGWGLLLVSFASSVGATVSFLAARFVLRDAVQARFGSRLTEINQGIARDGALYLFSLRLIPVVPFFVINLLMGLTTLRTRTFYWVSQLGMLAGTAVYVNAGTRLAELQSLKDVASPEVLGALVLLGLFPLIAKALMNLVQKRKVYARWKAVRPQTFDRNLIVIGGGAGGLVSAYIAAAVKAKVTLVEAHKMGGDCLNYGCVPSKALIKSAKLAHQMQHADRYGLHSSPRTSDERQSLFSFKKVMQRIHEVIAAIEPHDSVERYTGLGVEVLQGYAKIINPWTVEIALNDGGTQTLTTRNIVIAAGARPFVPPLPGLDEVGYVTSDTLWDEFAKLDEVPKRLVVLGGGPIGCELAQSFARLGSAVTQVEMAPRIMAREDMEVSELAANSLRADGVDLLTSHKAMRCEMVDGEKVLVVEHAGVEKRIAFDQLLCAVGRTARLSGYGLEELGIPTHKTVQTNEYLQTIYPNIFAAGDVAGPYQFTHVAAHQAWYAAVNALFGDFKKFKADYSVIPWATFIDPEVARVGLNEQDAIEQGIAYEVTKYGIDDLDRAIADSEAHGFVKVLTVPGKDKILGVTIVGTHAGDLLAEYVLAMKHGLGLNKILGTIHTYPTLAEANKYAAGEWKRAHQPHKLLEWVRKFHDWKRS is encoded by the coding sequence ATGAAGGCATCCAAACTCCTGGTGCTGGCCCTGATCGGGCTGGCAATTACCAGCTTCGTCGTGTTGGACTTGGGTCGCTACCTGAGTCTGGACGCTCTGCGCCAGAGCCAAGCCTCGCTGGCAAGCGCTTACGCAGAGAACCCGTGGTCTCTGCGCGCCGGCTTTTTTGCGGTGTATGTGGCGGTGGCCTCGTTGTCGCTGCCGGGCGCGGCCATTCTCACGCTCGCGGGGGGCGGGGTGTTCGGCTTGGGATGGGGCTTGTTGCTGGTGTCGTTTGCCTCAAGCGTTGGGGCCACGGTGTCGTTTCTGGCTGCGCGTTTTGTGCTGCGCGACGCGGTACAAGCCCGCTTCGGAAGCCGGCTGACCGAGATCAATCAAGGCATTGCCCGGGATGGCGCGCTTTACCTGTTTAGCCTGCGGCTGATTCCGGTCGTGCCCTTTTTTGTGATCAACCTGCTGATGGGCTTGACCACCCTGCGCACACGCACCTTTTACTGGGTGAGCCAACTCGGCATGCTGGCAGGCACTGCTGTTTATGTGAATGCCGGCACCCGGCTGGCAGAACTGCAGTCGCTCAAGGATGTCGCAAGCCCCGAGGTGCTGGGCGCGTTGGTACTGCTCGGCCTATTTCCCCTGATCGCCAAGGCCCTCATGAACCTGGTGCAAAAACGCAAGGTCTACGCCCGCTGGAAAGCGGTGCGTCCCCAAACTTTTGACCGCAACCTTATCGTGATCGGCGGTGGCGCCGGTGGGCTGGTGTCGGCCTACATTGCGGCGGCGGTCAAAGCCAAGGTCACACTGGTGGAGGCCCACAAGATGGGTGGCGACTGCCTGAATTACGGCTGCGTGCCCAGCAAAGCACTGATTAAAAGCGCCAAACTGGCCCATCAGATGCAGCACGCAGACCGCTATGGTTTACATAGCAGCCCGCGCACATCTGACGAGCGCCAGAGCCTCTTTTCGTTCAAAAAGGTGATGCAGCGCATCCACGAGGTGATTGCCGCCATTGAGCCGCACGACAGCGTGGAGCGCTACACCGGCCTGGGTGTGGAAGTGCTGCAGGGCTACGCCAAGATCATCAACCCTTGGACGGTAGAGATCGCGCTCAACGACGGCGGCACGCAGACCCTGACCACCCGCAATATCGTGATTGCGGCAGGCGCCCGCCCCTTCGTCCCGCCCCTGCCGGGTCTGGACGAGGTGGGCTATGTGACCAGCGACACACTGTGGGACGAGTTCGCCAAGCTGGACGAGGTACCCAAGCGCCTGGTGGTGTTGGGCGGCGGGCCGATTGGCTGTGAGTTGGCACAAAGCTTTGCACGCCTCGGCTCTGCCGTGACCCAAGTGGAAATGGCGCCGCGCATCATGGCGCGGGAAGACATGGAAGTGTCTGAACTCGCCGCCAACTCGCTACGCGCCGATGGCGTGGACCTGCTGACCAGCCACAAGGCCATGCGCTGTGAGATGGTGGATGGCGAAAAGGTGTTGGTGGTGGAACACGCTGGCGTCGAAAAGCGCATTGCGTTTGATCAACTGCTGTGCGCAGTGGGCCGCACCGCCCGACTCTCAGGCTACGGACTGGAAGAGCTGGGTATCCCCACTCACAAGACGGTGCAGACCAACGAGTACCTGCAAACCATCTACCCCAACATCTTTGCGGCGGGTGATGTGGCCGGCCCCTACCAGTTCACCCACGTAGCCGCGCACCAAGCTTGGTATGCGGCGGTGAATGCGCTGTTCGGCGACTTCAAGAAGTTCAAAGCCGATTACTCGGTCATCCCTTGGGCCACCTTCATCGACCCGGAAGTCGCGCGCGTCGGTTTGAACGAGCAGGACGCCATAGAACAAGGCATTGCCTACGAGGTGACCAAGTACGGAATTGACGACCTGGACCGCGCGATTGCAGACAGCGAGGCCCACGGCTTTGTGAAAGTGCTGACTGTGCCGGGCAAAGACAAGATTCTGGGCGTAACCATTGTCGGCACCCATGCCGGCGACCTGCTGGCCGAGTACGTGCTTGCCATGAAACACGGCTTGGGCCTGAACAAGATTCTGGGCACCATCCACACCTACCCCACACTGGCCGAAGCCAACAAATACGCCGCCGGCGAATGGAAGCGCGCGCACCAGCCGCACAAGCTGCTGGAATGGGTGCGCAAGTTCCACGACTGGAAGCGAAGCTGA
- a CDS encoding CDP-alcohol phosphatidyltransferase family protein — translation MLDRFATPLLRTPLQAMARLLVRAGVGANAVTLAGFGVGIVAAILIANGAYAAGAIALLTSRLLDGLDGAVARETQPTDAGGFLDISLDFLFYASIPLAFAVAEPTTNALPAAALLAAFIGTGSSFLAFATLAAKRGMDNLAYPDKSFYFLGGLTEATETLAFFVAMCLWPAHFATLAYLFAALCAVTTATRIWWGWRTFS, via the coding sequence ATGCTGGACCGTTTTGCCACGCCCTTGCTGCGCACGCCCCTGCAGGCCATGGCACGCCTGCTGGTGCGCGCTGGCGTGGGTGCGAATGCCGTCACGCTGGCCGGATTTGGAGTCGGCATTGTTGCTGCAATTTTGATAGCTAATGGCGCATACGCGGCGGGCGCTATCGCCCTTTTAACCTCCAGACTACTAGACGGACTGGATGGTGCGGTGGCCCGCGAAACCCAGCCTACGGATGCGGGCGGTTTTCTCGATATCTCGCTGGACTTTTTGTTTTACGCCAGCATCCCGCTCGCCTTTGCGGTGGCAGAGCCCACTACCAACGCCCTGCCCGCAGCAGCCTTGTTGGCCGCCTTCATTGGCACCGGCAGCAGCTTTCTGGCGTTTGCGACACTGGCCGCCAAGCGCGGCATGGACAACCTGGCCTACCCCGACAAATCGTTTTACTTTTTGGGTGGCCTGACCGAAGCCACCGAAACACTGGCCTTTTTTGTGGCCATGTGCCTATGGCCTGCGCACTTTGCGACATTGGCCTACCTGTTCGCCGCGCTGTGTGCGGTGACCACTGCCACCCGCATCTGGTGGGGTTGGCGCACTTTTTCTTGA
- a CDS encoding TlpA family protein disulfide reductase, with amino-acid sequence MPHTSTAPWLRLALTGLLAFACSLGMAFNAAAQSTTPPAAGSTAIANGNRLQLPAVYANGQRFSTQALDGTVTVAFFWNTDCAVCRDSLPELRANLNGWKNKPFSLLLVNLDRKASDWQTYEKLVGQTQMNAKGLLSVRMEEELPAGTRLPLTLLIDSKGRVLQRFEGRLAPEVWDGVADLLP; translated from the coding sequence ATGCCCCACACCTCCACCGCCCCTTGGCTCCGCCTTGCCCTGACCGGCCTTCTGGCATTCGCCTGCAGCCTGGGCATGGCCTTCAACGCGGCAGCGCAATCCACAACACCCCCCGCCGCGGGATCGACAGCCATAGCGAATGGCAACCGGCTGCAGTTGCCGGCGGTCTATGCCAATGGGCAGCGCTTCAGCACCCAAGCGCTGGACGGCACTGTCACAGTCGCCTTTTTCTGGAACACCGACTGCGCTGTCTGCCGCGACAGCCTGCCCGAATTGCGCGCCAACCTGAATGGCTGGAAAAACAAGCCCTTCAGCCTCTTGCTGGTGAACCTGGACCGCAAAGCCAGCGATTGGCAAACCTATGAAAAGCTGGTGGGCCAGACCCAGATGAACGCCAAAGGCCTGCTGTCGGTGCGCATGGAAGAAGAGCTCCCCGCCGGCACCCGTTTGCCGCTGACTTTGCTGATCGATAGCAAGGGGCGGGTATTGCAGCGATTTGAAGGTCGCCTGGCCCCTGAGGTGTGGGACGGCGTCGCCGACCTGCTGCCCTGA
- a CDS encoding ATP-binding cassette domain-containing protein has protein sequence MSLDIHITQLASPAGDLLRGLHIHVPAGKVHTLMGPSGCGKSSVLAAVCGTLDAGMLWDGRVTLTDQRIESLPVQARRVGLLFQDDLLFAHMTVRENLLFAIPAGERQTRERAVEAALDDVEMREFLHANPARLSGGQRARVALARALLAQPRCLLLDEPFSKLDAALRERMRALVFGLVARRAIPALLVTHDLADVADPQHLTRLDTAGAV, from the coding sequence ATGAGTCTGGATATCCATATCACCCAACTGGCCAGCCCTGCCGGTGACTTGCTGCGGGGCCTGCACATCCATGTGCCAGCCGGCAAGGTGCACACCCTCATGGGGCCCAGCGGCTGCGGCAAAAGCAGCGTGCTGGCTGCCGTGTGTGGCACGCTGGATGCCGGCATGCTGTGGGACGGCCGCGTGACGCTCACTGACCAGCGTATCGAGTCTCTGCCGGTGCAGGCGCGCCGGGTCGGGCTCTTGTTTCAGGACGACCTGCTGTTTGCCCACATGACCGTGCGCGAAAACCTGTTGTTCGCCATACCCGCTGGCGAGCGCCAAACGCGCGAGCGGGCGGTGGAAGCCGCATTGGACGATGTGGAAATGCGGGAGTTTTTGCACGCTAACCCCGCCCGCCTCTCCGGCGGGCAACGGGCGCGCGTGGCCTTGGCCCGGGCCCTGCTGGCCCAGCCCCGCTGTTTGCTGCTGGACGAGCCCTTCTCCAAACTCGACGCGGCCCTGCGCGAACGCATGCGCGCCCTGGTGTTCGGGCTGGTGGCGCGGCGTGCCATTCCGGCGCTGCTGGTAACCCACGATCTGGCCGATGTCGCCGACCCCCAACACCTCACCCGCTTGGACACAGCCGGCGCGGTGTAA